A genomic window from Levilactobacillus yonginensis includes:
- a CDS encoding TIGR01457 family HAD-type hydrolase has protein sequence MKKYQAYLIDLDGTIYAGSKRYPKARQFVERLQAAGTPFKFVTNNTTKLPVDVVRNLADNHDIHVTTDNVYTAGLATADYLDQLAGSTGERTVYVVGEIGLRQALTAKGFTVDEEHPKYVVVGLDSDVTYEKFAKAVLAIRSGSVFIGTNSDSNIPKSRGLMPGAGALVDLVRYAVQTDPIFVGKPEPIILNNSLQQMGIAPEDALMVGDNYLTDILAGIHAGVDTLLTYTGVSTPELVAQQAIQPTYTVPSLDHWDLEVGPIA, from the coding sequence GTGAAAAAGTATCAAGCTTATTTAATTGACTTGGATGGCACCATTTACGCGGGTTCCAAGCGTTACCCTAAGGCTCGCCAATTTGTGGAACGATTGCAGGCGGCCGGTACGCCATTTAAATTTGTTACCAACAACACCACCAAGTTGCCGGTTGATGTCGTGCGTAATTTAGCAGACAATCATGATATTCACGTGACGACGGACAACGTCTACACGGCGGGTTTAGCAACTGCTGACTATCTGGATCAATTGGCAGGAAGTACTGGTGAGCGAACCGTCTACGTCGTTGGTGAGATCGGTTTGCGCCAAGCATTGACTGCCAAGGGCTTCACCGTGGATGAAGAGCACCCCAAGTATGTTGTCGTCGGTCTAGATAGCGACGTGACCTACGAAAAATTTGCGAAGGCCGTTTTGGCTATCCGTAGTGGTTCAGTCTTTATTGGAACCAATTCCGATTCCAATATTCCTAAATCTAGAGGATTGATGCCTGGTGCGGGGGCGCTAGTTGACCTGGTCCGGTACGCAGTCCAGACTGATCCTATTTTTGTGGGCAAACCTGAACCGATTATTTTAAATAATTCGTTGCAACAAATGGGAATCGCGCCGGAAGATGCTTTGATGGTTGGAGACAACTATCTGACGGATATTTTGGCTGGTATTCATGCGGGGGTGGACACACTCTTAACCTATACGGGGGTTTCCACGCCGGAACTGGTGGCACAACAAGCCATTCAACCGACCTATACTGTACCTTCACTGGACCATTGGGATCTCGAGGTGGGACCTATTGCGTAG
- a CDS encoding YutD family protein, giving the protein MTTVDRKDLEALVAEQRESREPAAEVTRVDETHLTINGHPYELVTDVRDGFDFTEFARRFSTILSKFDYIVGDWGFEQLRLKGFYAEDRAGAKQNQIEAVQDYLYESCNFGCAYFILHNLDVKSAPKPRRSRSRRRNKPAATGTKETLQQSVKPRETAKPHAEKKATTSNGNHSTNGNGNAHRRRSRHSRRKNTAHPYTEERRTTTKQPTTDKAKTVTVGSGGHGRRHFTIRQKKED; this is encoded by the coding sequence ATGACGACGGTGGATCGAAAAGATTTAGAGGCGTTAGTCGCCGAACAACGAGAGAGTCGTGAGCCAGCCGCCGAAGTAACGCGGGTGGATGAGACGCATTTAACGATCAATGGTCACCCATACGAATTGGTGACGGATGTTCGTGACGGATTTGATTTCACCGAGTTTGCCCGCCGGTTCAGCACGATTTTGAGTAAGTTTGATTATATCGTGGGTGACTGGGGCTTTGAACAACTACGGTTGAAGGGCTTTTACGCTGAGGACCGTGCCGGTGCTAAACAGAATCAGATTGAAGCAGTCCAGGATTACCTTTATGAGTCCTGCAACTTTGGCTGTGCTTACTTTATTTTACACAACTTAGATGTGAAGTCGGCACCTAAGCCCCGGCGGAGTCGCTCGCGGCGCCGGAACAAACCAGCAGCGACTGGGACGAAGGAAACTTTGCAGCAGAGTGTGAAGCCACGTGAGACGGCCAAGCCCCATGCTGAAAAGAAAGCCACAACCAGTAATGGGAATCATTCCACCAACGGTAATGGTAATGCCCATCGGCGGCGGTCACGTCACTCACGGCGAAAGAACACGGCGCACCCATACACTGAGGAACGTCGAACAACGACTAAACAACCAACTACTGACAAAGCCAAAACAGTCACAGTTGGCTCTGGCGGTCACGGTCGTCGCCACTTTACCATTAGACAGAAAAAAGAAGATTAG
- a CDS encoding bifunctional UDP-sugar hydrolase/5'-nucleotidase, whose product MEQLTILHTNDLHSHFENWPRIRRYLATARQEAVAAGHTVYTFDLGDHVDRVHPVSEATNGQQNVQLMNQIGYDAVTIGNNEGLGFMRSQLDHLYDHANFPVILGNLLTADTHERPSWAVDHRLLTTEAGTRVLVLGLTAPYQLTYPLAGWKPIAAMKALQELLATYADQFDVCVLLSHLGLDVDRQIAKRFPQVTVIIGSHTHHLLPHGEHDQQSLLAAAGKFGRYVGKIELTLDDHHAVTVASASVVETSTLPVEPGDQAEISGLENLGASILSEQRVADLPVAMEADPVGQPRLVREGLHAIAEYAGTQAAILNAGLFLQDLPSGIVNANQLHQLLPHNMHVMTVTLNGYDLWRLVQEFEIARLFLRRFPQKGMGFRGKIFGELNYLGIAYDSQSHAVTWRGEALSAHRQYKIAVLDHYLFIPFFPTIHIVGKNQILYEDLLREVFAKYLAKHYPIDERG is encoded by the coding sequence ATGGAACAACTGACCATTTTGCACACGAATGACCTACATTCTCATTTTGAGAATTGGCCCCGGATTCGTCGTTACCTGGCTACAGCACGGCAAGAAGCCGTTGCTGCTGGGCATACGGTGTACACCTTTGACTTGGGTGACCATGTGGATCGGGTTCATCCCGTTAGTGAGGCCACGAATGGGCAACAGAACGTTCAGCTGATGAATCAGATTGGTTATGATGCGGTCACTATTGGCAATAACGAGGGACTAGGTTTCATGCGGTCTCAGTTGGACCATCTCTACGATCATGCAAATTTTCCAGTAATTTTGGGCAATCTGCTGACGGCAGACACCCATGAACGGCCCAGCTGGGCGGTCGACCATCGCCTCTTGACGACGGAAGCGGGGACCCGAGTCCTTGTTTTGGGGCTGACGGCGCCCTATCAATTGACGTACCCGTTGGCTGGCTGGAAACCCATTGCAGCCATGAAGGCATTACAGGAATTATTGGCAACCTATGCCGATCAATTTGATGTCTGTGTGCTTCTTTCTCATTTGGGATTGGACGTAGACCGTCAGATTGCCAAGCGCTTTCCTCAGGTGACCGTCATCATTGGTAGTCACACGCATCATTTGTTACCGCACGGTGAGCATGATCAACAGAGTCTACTTGCGGCGGCTGGCAAGTTTGGGCGATACGTGGGTAAAATTGAACTGACCCTAGACGACCACCACGCGGTGACAGTTGCGTCGGCCAGTGTCGTGGAGACATCTACTTTGCCGGTAGAACCCGGCGACCAGGCAGAAATTTCTGGTCTGGAGAACCTTGGTGCGTCAATTCTCTCCGAGCAACGGGTGGCTGATTTGCCAGTTGCCATGGAGGCTGATCCGGTGGGACAACCACGCCTGGTTCGTGAAGGCTTGCACGCCATTGCTGAGTATGCAGGCACCCAGGCCGCTATCTTAAACGCTGGTTTGTTTTTACAAGATCTGCCTAGCGGAATTGTGAATGCAAATCAGTTGCATCAGTTGCTACCACATAATATGCACGTCATGACGGTCACCTTGAATGGGTATGACTTGTGGCGCCTAGTTCAAGAATTTGAAATTGCGCGGTTATTTTTACGGCGATTCCCTCAGAAGGGGATGGGCTTTCGTGGGAAGATTTTCGGGGAACTTAATTACCTGGGAATCGCGTATGACTCACAATCCCATGCTGTCACCTGGCGGGGCGAGGCTTTATCTGCCCACCGCCAGTATAAGATTGCTGTGCTAGACCATTACCTGTTTATTCCATTTTTCCCAACAATTCATATCGTGGGGAAAAACCAGATTTTATACGAAGATTTATTGCGGGAAGTGTTTGCCAAGTATTTGGCTAAGCACTATCCCATTGACGAGAGAGGATGA
- a CDS encoding metallophosphoesterase family protein — protein sequence MQFFTSDTHFFHKDLLGDNDFAPRLFANVDEMNQTIIDNWNARVAPGDTVYHLGDIALYFTRPASKSDEAVFEVLSQLNGNLELIKGNHDSRALFKHLAANNYVDHGKDKFTFHDVGALIKYDHRQYYMTHYPMMLGIVKQIINLHGHIHHYAVPVKENINVGVDTPEQRYLDQKLPFGTPFSTSEIEQMVTGKAAEFRDKQ from the coding sequence ATGCAATTTTTTACGTCAGATACGCATTTTTTTCATAAAGATCTTTTAGGAGACAATGATTTTGCACCGCGGCTATTTGCCAACGTTGACGAAATGAATCAAACCATTATTGATAACTGGAACGCACGCGTGGCACCAGGTGATACGGTCTACCACTTAGGAGACATTGCCTTGTATTTCACGCGGCCGGCTAGTAAGTCGGATGAAGCGGTGTTTGAGGTGTTGAGCCAGTTAAACGGGAATTTGGAATTAATTAAGGGAAACCATGACAGTCGTGCTTTATTCAAGCACTTGGCTGCAAATAATTATGTTGATCACGGCAAGGATAAATTTACCTTTCACGATGTTGGCGCACTGATCAAGTATGATCACCGGCAGTACTATATGACGCATTACCCAATGATGTTGGGGATTGTTAAGCAAATTATCAACTTACATGGGCACATTCATCACTACGCAGTTCCCGTGAAGGAAAATATCAATGTCGGTGTTGATACGCCAGAACAACGGTACCTTGATCAAAAATTACCGTTTGGCACCCCGTTTTCCACGAGTGAAATTGAGCAGATGGTGACGGGTAAGGCAGCAGAGTTTCGCGACAAGCAATAG
- a CDS encoding aldo/keto reductase, producing the protein METVKIAGKTVPAIGIGTWHMGDRADQRENEIAAIQAGLAAGARVVDTAEMYGSGRSETLVGEALAGSKRDDLFLISKVLPENASKQRMETSLDASLRRLRTDYLDLYLYHWRGNVPLAETVAELQRLQTTGKIHAWGVSNFDVADLDELWALPQGNRAVANEDLYHLGSRGLDFAVLPWQREHQLPLIAYSPIAQGDAWGHQLTTNAVVKELAATHGVGVYQILLAWVIRNSQVLAIPQTSSVLHMEQNVAAADLTLTATELTALDEQFPRPTHKESLDVL; encoded by the coding sequence ATGGAAACAGTTAAAATTGCCGGTAAGACTGTCCCGGCCATCGGAATCGGGACTTGGCACATGGGAGATCGGGCAGATCAACGAGAAAACGAAATTGCTGCAATTCAGGCGGGACTCGCTGCGGGTGCGCGGGTCGTCGATACGGCGGAAATGTATGGGTCAGGCCGGTCGGAGACGCTCGTCGGTGAGGCTTTGGCTGGCAGTAAGCGGGATGACCTCTTCTTAATATCGAAGGTGCTGCCTGAAAATGCCTCTAAGCAACGGATGGAAACTAGCCTAGATGCCAGTCTACGCCGTCTTCGAACGGATTACCTGGATCTTTATCTGTATCATTGGCGGGGGAACGTTCCTCTAGCTGAAACGGTGGCCGAGCTCCAGCGTTTGCAAACGACGGGAAAAATTCATGCTTGGGGCGTTTCTAACTTTGATGTGGCTGACCTTGATGAACTGTGGGCACTTCCACAAGGGAATCGAGCCGTAGCTAATGAGGATCTCTATCATTTGGGAAGCCGCGGGTTGGATTTCGCAGTACTACCTTGGCAACGGGAACATCAGCTGCCATTGATTGCGTATTCACCAATTGCCCAAGGGGATGCTTGGGGACACCAATTAACCACCAACGCGGTGGTCAAAGAGCTTGCGGCAACTCACGGTGTTGGGGTCTATCAAATCTTGTTAGCCTGGGTCATTCGGAATTCGCAAGTTCTGGCCATTCCCCAAACGAGCTCCGTCCTGCACATGGAACAGAACGTGGCAGCGGCTGATTTAACGCTGACTGCAACCGAGCTCACGGCATTAGATGAGCAATTTCCCCGTCCAACGCATAAAGAATCATTAGATGTTCTGTAA
- a CDS encoding amino acid permease gives MKDSQQNQDQEFSRGLQSRHVQLIALGGTIGTGLFLGSGQAIHLAGPSILLAYLATGVMCFLLMRALGELLLSDLNVHSYIDFIHRYLGDKMSFVAGWTYWVCWIALAMAEVTAAGQYMQFWFPRLPQWLTALVLLGILLTLNSVAVGAFGETEFWFAIIKIVAIIGLILAGAYMVAVRFPTPAGHASVNNLVSSGFFSHGAKGFFLSFQMVLFSFVGIEMVGMTASETANPTKVIPKAINDIPVRIILFYVGSLLALMCIYPWHAISPDSSPFVQVFKSVGIQSAAAVINFVVLTAAASACNSSLFTTGRMLFSLTYDGEGRFSKKMSTLSKSQVPVPALRFSTVVIAVSVFLNFIMPGHVFALVTSVATTCFLFIWCVIVLAHMKFKKQQREQGIQAAKFHLPFFPYSDYFILAFLAMVAVVLFFKTDTLIALIGSVVWLGILMLVKTVKDRRAAVTATESDDNHE, from the coding sequence ATGAAAGATAGTCAACAGAATCAGGATCAAGAGTTTTCACGTGGCCTGCAGAGTCGCCACGTCCAACTGATTGCCCTTGGGGGGACAATCGGGACGGGACTCTTCTTGGGTTCTGGCCAAGCTATCCATTTGGCAGGACCATCCATATTGTTAGCTTACTTAGCGACGGGTGTGATGTGTTTTCTACTCATGCGGGCCCTAGGCGAGCTATTGCTTTCCGACTTAAACGTGCATTCTTATATTGACTTTATTCACCGCTACTTGGGTGATAAAATGAGTTTTGTGGCTGGTTGGACCTACTGGGTCTGCTGGATTGCTTTAGCCATGGCGGAAGTTACTGCCGCCGGCCAATACATGCAATTTTGGTTTCCCCGGCTACCACAATGGTTGACGGCACTGGTCTTGTTGGGAATTCTACTGACGCTGAATTCCGTGGCAGTGGGCGCATTTGGTGAAACCGAGTTTTGGTTTGCCATCATTAAAATCGTGGCCATTATTGGTTTGATCTTAGCGGGTGCCTACATGGTAGCCGTACGTTTTCCCACACCAGCCGGCCACGCAAGCGTGAATAACTTAGTCTCTAGTGGGTTCTTTTCTCATGGTGCCAAAGGATTCTTCCTATCATTTCAAATGGTGCTCTTTAGTTTTGTGGGAATTGAAATGGTGGGGATGACTGCTTCTGAGACGGCTAATCCAACCAAGGTTATTCCCAAGGCTATTAATGATATTCCCGTGCGAATTATTCTATTCTACGTGGGTTCCTTGCTGGCATTGATGTGTATTTATCCATGGCACGCTATCTCGCCAGACAGCAGTCCGTTTGTACAAGTCTTTAAGAGTGTCGGGATTCAATCGGCGGCAGCCGTCATTAACTTTGTGGTGTTGACCGCAGCGGCTTCTGCTTGCAATAGCTCACTCTTCACGACTGGTCGGATGCTGTTTTCGCTCACGTATGATGGTGAGGGACGATTTTCCAAGAAGATGAGCACGTTATCGAAATCGCAAGTTCCTGTACCTGCCCTGCGTTTTTCGACGGTGGTGATTGCAGTATCGGTATTTCTCAACTTCATTATGCCTGGACATGTTTTCGCCTTGGTCACCAGTGTGGCAACGACCTGTTTTCTCTTCATCTGGTGTGTGATTGTTCTGGCCCATATGAAGTTTAAGAAGCAGCAGCGTGAACAGGGAATTCAAGCGGCGAAGTTCCATCTGCCATTCTTCCCCTACAGTGATTACTTTATCCTGGCCTTTCTGGCGATGGTGGCGGTAGTGCTGTTCTTTAAGACGGATACGTTGATTGCCTTGATTGGGTCGGTGGTTTGGTTAGGAATCCTGATGCTGGTAAAAACGGTGAAGGATCGGCGAGCTGCGGTTACAGCAACCGAATCGGACGATAATCATGAGTAG